One Baekduia alba genomic window, AGGCCGCGCCCGCCGCCGCCCCCGCGGCTCCCGCGGCCCCGGCCGCGCCGGCCCAGGACGCGCCCGCGCCCGCCGCGCCGGCTGGCGACACGCCGGCGTCCTAGCCCACCCTTTCCCGTACGGAGGACAACACCGTGAGCACCACGATCAGCGCTGCCGACGTCAAGGCCCTTCGCGAGAAGACCGGCGCCGGCATGATGGACTGCAAGAACGCCCTGACCGAGGCCGGCGGCGATGCCGGCAAGGCCGAGGAGATCCTGCGCGTCAAGATGGGCAACAAGATCGGCAAGCTCGCCGGTCGCGAGACATCCGAGGGCACCGTCCAGGCCTACGTGCACGCCACCGGCAAGGTCGGCGTGCTCGTCCAGGTCGAGTGCAACACGGACTTCGTCGCCAAGAACGACGACTTCGTCGACTTCGCGAAGGACCTCGCGCTGCACATCGCCGCCTCCCCGCAGACGAAGTACGTCAACGAGGACGAGATCCCGCAGGCCGACAAGGACGCCGAGGCCCGCGTCTTCGAGCAGCAGGCCGCCGACAAGCCGGAGAACATCCGGCCCAAGATCGTCGAGGGCAAGCTCAAGGCCTGGTACAAGGACGTCGTCCTGCTCGACCAGGAGCACGTCAACGGCGACAAGCACGACGGCCAGACGATCGAGCAGCTGCGCGCCGGCCTCTCCGCCAAGACGGGCGAGAACGTCGTCATCAAGCGCTTCGTCCGCTTCGCCGTCGGCGAGTAGGCCGTTCACGGCGACATCCAGCCACGGCGGCCCGTAGGATCGGCGCGTCGTGGCTGAACCCGTCTTCAAGCGCATCCTGTTGAAGCTGTCGGGGGAGTCCCTCATGGGCTCCCGCGACTACGGCACCGACCCGGAGCGCATCCGGGCCGTGGCGCAGGCGATCAAGGACGTCCACGACCGTGGCGTCGAGATCGCCATCGTCGTCGGCGCCGGCAACATCTACCGCGGCATGAAGGGCGCGGCGGCCGGCATGGACCGCGCCACCGCCGACTACATGGGCATGCTCGCGACCGTGCTCAACGCGCTGCCGCTCCAGGACGCGCTGGAGAGCGCCGGGGTCCACACCCGCGTGCAGAGCGCGATCAAGGTCGAAGAGGTCGCCGAGCCCTACATCCGCCGCCGCGCGATGCGCCACCTCGAGAAGGGGCGGATCGTGATCTTCGCGGCGGGCACCGGCAACCCGTTCTTCACGACCGACACCGCGGCGGCGCTGCGGGCGGTCGAGATCCACGCCGAGGCCATCCTGATGGCCAAGAACGGCGTCGAAGGGGTCTACACCGCGGACCCGCGCGAGGACCCCGACGCGATGCTGATCCCCGAGATCACGCACATGGAGGCGCTGCAGCGCGGCCTCAGGGTGATGGACGCCACGGCGCTCACCCTGTGCATGGAGAACCGGCTGCCGATCCACGTGTTCAACATGGACGACGAGCAGAACATCGAGCGGATAGTGTCCGGCGAGCGGGTGGGGACGCTGGTCAAGCCGGAGGCAGGAGAGACAGCATGAGCGAGCTGATCGACGAGCTGCTGGCCGAGGCCGGCGAGCGGATGGACGCGGCGGTGGCCGCCGCCCACAACACCTTCGGGTCCGTGCGCACCGGGCGCGCGAGCCCCTCGATCCTCGACCGGATCATGGTGGACTACTACGGCGCGATGACGCCGGTCAAGCAGCTCGCCACGGTCAACGTGCCGGAGGCGCGCCTGATCACGGTGCAGCCCTACGACGCGTCGTCGATCAAGGCCATCGAGAAGGCGATCATGGAGTCCGACGTCGGCCTGACGCCGAGCAACGACGGCCGCCTGATCCGCCTGTCGATCCCCGAGCTCAACGAGGAGCGCCGGCGCGAGCTGGTCAAGGTCGTGCGCGGGCTCGCCGAGGACGGCAAGATCTCGGTCCGCAACGTGCGGCGCGACATCATGCATGACCTGAAGTCCCTGAAGGACGACGGGGACGTCGGCGCCGACGACGAGCGCCGCGGCGAGCAGGAGCTGCAGAAGCTCACCGACGCGAAGATCGCCGACCTCGATGTCCTGCTCAAGGGCAAAGAGGAAGAGATCCTCGAAGTTTGAGCGACTCGGGCCCCCGCGCTCAGCACGTCGCGATCATCACCGACGGCAACGGGCGGTGGGCGCAGGCGCGCGACCTGCCCGTCGCCGAAGGGCACAAGGCGGGCGCGGACGTCGTCAAGGCGCGGCTGCGCGACGCCGTCGAGTTCGGCATCCGCGAGCTGACGGTCTACTCGTTCTCGACCGAGAACTGGTCGCGCAGCGCCGAGGAGGTCACGGCGCTGATGCGCATGTTCTCCGAGCGGATCCTCGGCGAGACGCCCGAGCTCGAGGCGGAGGGCGTCCGCATGCGGTTCATCGGGCGTCGCGACCGCGTGGCGGGCGCGCTGCTGGAGCAGATGGACTGGGCCGAGGCCCAGACCGCGCACAACGACCGCATCACGCTGTTCATCGCCTTTAACTACGGCGGGCGGGCGGAGATCGTGGACGCCGCCGCGCGCTTTGCGGGCGGCACCGAAGAGGACTTCCGCCGGCTGCTCTACGCGCCGGACATGCACGACCCCGACCTCGTGATCCGCACCAGCGGCGAGCAGCGCATGAGCAACTACCTGCTCTGGCAGTCGGCGTACTCCGAGCTCGTGTTCCGCGACGAGCTGTGGCCGGACTTCTCGCGCGAGGCGTTCCGCGCGGCGCTGGACGAGTACGAGGCGCGCACCCGCCGCTTCGGAGGGCGCTGAGCGCCATGCCCCAGCCCCGGCGTCAGCGGCGCGATGCGGGCACGTCGGCCGGCGGACGGCGGCCGCGGAGGGGCGGCGGCCGCGGCGGCTCGGACCTCGGCAACCGCGTCATCGTCGCGATCCCGGCGCTGGCCGTCGCGCTGGCGATGGTCGCGCTGGGCGGCACGGTCTTCCTGGCCGGCATCGGCGTGCTCGGCCTGATCTGCCTGCACGAGCTGTTCTCGATGTTCGAGCGCGCGCGGCCGGCGCGGCTGGCGGGCTTCGTCGGGTTCTTGGGGTTGTTGGCCGCGGCGTCGCTGGGCGACCGCGAGACGATCCTGCTCGCGTTCATGGCGTGCCTGCCGATCGTCTTCTTCGTGGCGGCCAACCAGGCCGGCGGCGCCGGCGCGCCCGGGATCTCGGTGACGGTCCTGGGGCTGGCGTGGATCGGCCTCGCGCTGGCGCACGCCGTGCTGCTGCGCGACCTCGACCACGGCGGCGGGCTGGTCTTCGCGGTGCTGCTCGGGACCTTCGTCGGCGACACCGGCGCCTACCTCGGCGGCCGCGCGTTCGGCCAGCGCAAGCTCGCGCCGGCCATCAGCCCCAACAAGACGATCGAAGGCCTGGCGATCGGCGTGGTGGCCGGGACCGCGGCGGTCTGGTGGGCGGGCCTGAGCCAGGAGTGGATGGGCGGCTCCAAGGGCGCCATCCTCGGCGTGTCGATCGCGCTGGCCGCTCCGATCGGCGACCTCTTCGAGTCCTACCTCAAGAGAGATGCCGGCACCAAGGACACCGGGACGCTGTTCGGCGCGCACGGCGGCGCGCTGGATCGGCTGGACGCCATCCTGTTCACCGCGGTCACGGGCTACTACGTGTGGCTCGCCCTGACCTGAGCGACCGGCTGCGCGGCGGCCTCCTCGGGGTCGCGTTGGGGGAGGCGCTCGGCCTGCCGTGGGCCGGCGTGGCGCCGCGGCGGATCAGCCGGGCCAGGCTGCTCGACGACGTCGGGCCGACGGGCGCCGTGACGAGCGCCGTGCTCGACGCCGCGCTGTCGGGCGCCGCCGCCGGCGGTGGGCTGCCGGCGGCGCTCGTCCTCGGCTGGCGCGAGCCGGACGCGCTGGCGCGTCGCGCCGCCGCGCTGCACCTCGGCTTCGCGCCGGTGCTGGTCGCCGACCTCGCGGCCTGGTCGCTGGCCGGCGAGCCGCTCTACCACCTCGTCGCCGACCACGCCGACGACTGGCCGCCGCCCTTCCACGGCGTCGCGGCCGACGACCGGGCGATCGTCGACGCGCTGCTGGCGATCCTGCATCGCCACGACGACCCGTCCGAAGGCATGCGCGCCGCGGTTCGCCTCGGCGGCGGCGCGACCGCGCAGCTGACCGCGATCGTCGGCGGGATCCTCGGCTGCCGGCGCCCGTCGGCGCTGGACCGCGTGCCGTGGGGCGCGCGGGTCGCGCTGCCCGACGACGCGGCGTTCGACGCCGCGGTCGCCGCGCTGCTGTTCGTATAGCCGGACCATCCATTTCCAGGCGGCCTGGCACATGAGATGCTCGGCGCATGACCGAATCGAGTGCAACGCTGCTCCAGGGCGGCCGGGTCGTGAGCGCCGACGGCGAGTACGACGCCGACGTGCTGATCGTGGGGGAGAAGGTCGCGGCCGTCGGGGACGTCGAGGCGCCGGCCGGCGCCACCGTCCTCGACGTCAGCGGGTGCGTCGTGATGCCCGGCCTGATCGACAACCACACGCACTTGTCGATGCCGTTCATGGGCATGATGTCCTCAGACGACTACGACACGGGAACGCAGGCGGCCGCGGCCGGCGGCGTGACGTGCCTCGTCGACTTCGCCATCCAGCGCGAGCCCGACCAGCTGCGCTCCGCGCTGGAGGAGTGGCAGGGCCGCGCCGACGGCACGGCGCACGTCGACTACGGCTTCCACATGGCGATCACCAACGCCAACGAGGCCACGATCGACGACATGGCCGCGATCACCGAGGCGGGCGTCGCGTCGTTCAAGCTGTTCATGGCCTACAAGGGCGAGCTGATGACGCGCGACGACGCGATGACGGCGTGCATGGAGCGCGCCCGCGACCTCGGCGCGCTGACGATGGTCCACGCCGAGAACGGCGACGTCGTCGACCTGCTCGTCAAGCGGGCGCTGCGCGACGGGCAGACCAACGCGATCCACCACGCGCTCACGCGGCCCGAGTTCGTGGAGGCCGAGGCGACTTCGCGCGCCGCGCGGCTGTCGGAGTTCACCGGCGCGTCGCTGTTCGTGGTGCACGTCACGTGCGAGGCGGCGGCGGCCGAGATCCAGGCCGCGCAGGCCCGCGGCGTCCCGGTCGCGGGCGAGACGTGCACGCAGTACCTCGTCAACACGATCGACGACCTGCGCAAGCCCGACGTCGAGGGCTGTCGCTACGTCTGCTCGCCGCCGCTGCGCG contains:
- the uppS gene encoding polyprenyl diphosphate synthase, coding for MSDSGPRAQHVAIITDGNGRWAQARDLPVAEGHKAGADVVKARLRDAVEFGIRELTVYSFSTENWSRSAEEVTALMRMFSERILGETPELEAEGVRMRFIGRRDRVAGALLEQMDWAEAQTAHNDRITLFIAFNYGGRAEIVDAAARFAGGTEEDFRRLLYAPDMHDPDLVIRTSGEQRMSNYLLWQSAYSELVFRDELWPDFSREAFRAALDEYEARTRRFGGR
- a CDS encoding phosphatidate cytidylyltransferase yields the protein MPQPRRQRRDAGTSAGGRRPRRGGGRGGSDLGNRVIVAIPALAVALAMVALGGTVFLAGIGVLGLICLHELFSMFERARPARLAGFVGFLGLLAAASLGDRETILLAFMACLPIVFFVAANQAGGAGAPGISVTVLGLAWIGLALAHAVLLRDLDHGGGLVFAVLLGTFVGDTGAYLGGRAFGQRKLAPAISPNKTIEGLAIGVVAGTAAVWWAGLSQEWMGGSKGAILGVSIALAAPIGDLFESYLKRDAGTKDTGTLFGAHGGALDRLDAILFTAVTGYYVWLALT
- the pyrH gene encoding UMP kinase yields the protein MAEPVFKRILLKLSGESLMGSRDYGTDPERIRAVAQAIKDVHDRGVEIAIVVGAGNIYRGMKGAAAGMDRATADYMGMLATVLNALPLQDALESAGVHTRVQSAIKVEEVAEPYIRRRAMRHLEKGRIVIFAAGTGNPFFTTDTAAALRAVEIHAEAILMAKNGVEGVYTADPREDPDAMLIPEITHMEALQRGLRVMDATALTLCMENRLPIHVFNMDDEQNIERIVSGERVGTLVKPEAGETA
- the frr gene encoding ribosome recycling factor, translating into MIDELLAEAGERMDAAVAAAHNTFGSVRTGRASPSILDRIMVDYYGAMTPVKQLATVNVPEARLITVQPYDASSIKAIEKAIMESDVGLTPSNDGRLIRLSIPELNEERRRELVKVVRGLAEDGKISVRNVRRDIMHDLKSLKDDGDVGADDERRGEQELQKLTDAKIADLDVLLKGKEEEILEV
- the tsf gene encoding elongation factor Ts (EF-Ts; functions during elongation stage of protein translation; forms a dimer; associates with EF-Tu-GDP complex and promotes exchange of GDP to GTP resulting in regeneration of the active form of EF-Tu) yields the protein MSTTISAADVKALREKTGAGMMDCKNALTEAGGDAGKAEEILRVKMGNKIGKLAGRETSEGTVQAYVHATGKVGVLVQVECNTDFVAKNDDFVDFAKDLALHIAASPQTKYVNEDEIPQADKDAEARVFEQQAADKPENIRPKIVEGKLKAWYKDVVLLDQEHVNGDKHDGQTIEQLRAGLSAKTGENVVIKRFVRFAVGE
- the hydA gene encoding dihydropyrimidinase, translating into MTESSATLLQGGRVVSADGEYDADVLIVGEKVAAVGDVEAPAGATVLDVSGCVVMPGLIDNHTHLSMPFMGMMSSDDYDTGTQAAAAGGVTCLVDFAIQREPDQLRSALEEWQGRADGTAHVDYGFHMAITNANEATIDDMAAITEAGVASFKLFMAYKGELMTRDDAMTACMERARDLGALTMVHAENGDVVDLLVKRALRDGQTNAIHHALTRPEFVEAEATSRAARLSEFTGASLFVVHVTCEAAAAEIQAAQARGVPVAGETCTQYLVNTIDDLRKPDVEGCRYVCSPPLRDARNHEPLWDYVRRGILESISTDHCPFTNEQKARGLDDFSLVPNGLPVIQHRLAKLWDEGVVAGRITPSQLVDRTSTTIARRFGLTTKGAIAPGKDADVVVFDPSAPRGYGTHTSFMNVDYDLYEGEMASGSVRHTLSRGTMVYDNGQIVSQPGHGKFVARQTALASEGATA